In one window of Pseudodesulfovibrio sediminis DNA:
- a CDS encoding glycosyltransferase: MSTAPKKTTLGMVLKGYPRISETFISNEIRLLEEMGFIIHIYSMRAPRENFSHDSIKQIKAKVTYLPSSMFFGLPAFLWHNIRLFLRMPARYRECLKLMKKRYALAPKKYTWIKHMLQAGYIMQKSVIDDGVDLGHLHGHFAHTPTTVTMYAAKLADVPFSFTAHAKDIYTQDPRRIEDKVDLAKFVVTCTKYNEQYLKKTVANGNPIHCVYHGINLDLFSPNGRTTTAKPPYKILTVARFVEKKGLDTVLRALAKLRAEGLEFHYTLVGEGKAKFNRKIENLIKELCLDDVTTLTGTITHDEVIDLLGSADCFTLGCREAQDGDRDGIPNVVAESMATGVPVAATDVSGVPELVTHEETGMLCPSNDVNALADILRRILTDNELRAKIIPAAREQVLKLFDNKKLIHDLGEIYKSHGVPCGK, translated from the coding sequence AATCAGATTGCTCGAAGAGATGGGATTCATCATCCACATCTACTCCATGCGCGCCCCGCGTGAAAATTTCTCCCACGACTCCATCAAACAGATCAAGGCCAAGGTCACCTATCTGCCGTCTTCCATGTTCTTCGGCTTGCCCGCTTTCCTGTGGCACAATATCCGCCTCTTCCTGCGCATGCCCGCACGGTACCGCGAGTGCCTCAAGCTCATGAAAAAACGGTATGCGCTCGCTCCCAAGAAATACACCTGGATCAAGCACATGCTGCAGGCCGGCTACATCATGCAGAAATCCGTCATCGACGATGGCGTGGACCTCGGCCATTTGCACGGTCACTTCGCGCACACGCCGACAACGGTCACCATGTACGCCGCCAAGCTCGCCGATGTCCCCTTCTCCTTCACGGCCCATGCCAAGGATATCTACACACAGGACCCGCGCCGTATTGAAGACAAGGTCGACCTCGCCAAATTCGTGGTCACCTGCACCAAATACAATGAACAGTATCTCAAAAAAACCGTTGCCAACGGCAACCCCATTCACTGCGTGTACCACGGCATCAACCTCGATCTTTTCTCGCCAAACGGCCGAACCACCACCGCAAAGCCACCCTACAAAATCCTGACCGTGGCCCGGTTCGTCGAAAAGAAAGGGCTTGATACCGTCCTGCGCGCGCTCGCCAAACTCCGGGCCGAGGGGCTTGAGTTCCACTACACCCTGGTGGGCGAAGGCAAAGCCAAGTTCAACAGGAAGATCGAGAATCTCATCAAGGAACTCTGCCTCGACGACGTGACCACCCTCACCGGGACCATCACCCACGACGAGGTCATCGACCTGCTCGGCTCAGCCGATTGTTTCACCCTCGGCTGCCGCGAAGCCCAGGACGGCGACCGCGACGGCATCCCCAACGTCGTGGCCGAATCCATGGCCACCGGCGTCCCCGTCGCCGCCACAGACGTGTCCGGCGTGCCCGAACTTGTCACCCACGAAGAAACCGGCATGCTCTGCCCGTCCAACGACGTCAACGCACTGGCCGATATCCTGCGTCGCATCCTGACCGACAACGAGCTGCGAGCAAAAATCATCCCCGCAGCACGCGAGCAGGTGCTCAAGCTCTTCGACAACAAGAAACTCATCCACGATCTGGGCGAAATCTATAAGTCGCACGGTGTCCCCTGCGGCAAGTAG
- a CDS encoding transposase: MLEAQARKISLPEVAEWDDETVRAKFQQLRWPKTEGEPYCPTCGSVDHYFIKARKQWRCKDCGHTYSVTSDNWLHSTKVGFEKRQIDNPLFCGFVLLCRIELFG; this comes from the coding sequence CTGCTTGAAGCGCAGGCACGCAAAATATCCCTTCCGGAAGTCGCGGAATGGGATGACGAAACGGTTCGCGCCAAGTTCCAGCAACTGCGGTGGCCGAAAACAGAGGGTGAGCCGTATTGTCCGACATGCGGTAGCGTGGATCACTATTTCATCAAGGCAAGGAAGCAGTGGCGATGCAAGGATTGTGGACATACCTATTCAGTGACCAGTGACAACTGGCTGCATTCCACCAAGGTTGGTTTCGAAAAGCGTCAGATCGACAACCCCCTGTTTTGCGGGTTCGTCTTGCTCTGTCGGATTGAACTTTTTGGCTAA
- a CDS encoding GyrI-like domain-containing protein — MIAQPEWIDEELVGTHISIVEKKKKIRLEQLRFEEFHEGDTAQIMHIGPFSEEGPTIQKLHDFIRSMDGVRTGLHHEVYLSDIRRAKPENWKTIIRQPFQK, encoded by the coding sequence ATGATAGCTCAACCCGAGTGGATAGATGAGGAGCTAGTCGGAACACATATATCTATTGTTGAGAAAAAGAAGAAAATTCGTCTGGAACAACTTCGATTTGAAGAATTCCATGAAGGGGATACAGCTCAAATTATGCATATAGGACCATTTTCTGAAGAAGGCCCTACAATTCAAAAGCTACATGATTTCATCCGCAGCATGGATGGAGTTCGTACCGGCTTGCATCACGAAGTATATTTAAGTGATATTCGACGCGCTAAACCTGAAAACTGGAAAACAATCATTAGACAACCATTTCAGAAATAA
- the metW gene encoding methionine biosynthesis protein MetW, translated as MRFDLQVIASWIEPESKVLDLGCRTGSLLAYLTREKQIYGTGIEIDENAAGEAISKGLSVIHGDIYEEIEDYPDNAFDYVILSQALMQVLDPETLIREMLRVGKLGIVSFPNFTHYKNRFQMFFTGRAPMSKELPYEWHNSPNIRVIPIIDFRRFCRAMNVPIVKEVAISTHHHDEKGRVITFLPNLFATFGIFMLGQPE; from the coding sequence ATGAGATTTGATCTGCAAGTCATTGCGTCCTGGATTGAACCTGAGTCCAAAGTGCTCGACCTCGGCTGTCGGACCGGTTCCCTGCTCGCCTATCTGACCAGGGAAAAGCAGATTTACGGCACTGGCATCGAAATTGACGAAAACGCAGCCGGAGAAGCCATCTCCAAAGGTCTCTCCGTCATTCACGGTGATATTTACGAAGAGATCGAAGATTACCCGGACAACGCCTTTGATTACGTCATCCTTTCACAGGCGCTCATGCAGGTGCTTGATCCCGAGACGCTCATTCGTGAAATGCTCCGGGTCGGCAAGCTCGGCATTGTCTCCTTCCCGAATTTCACCCACTATAAAAATCGGTTTCAGATGTTCTTCACCGGACGTGCGCCCATGTCCAAGGAGCTGCCCTACGAGTGGCACAATTCCCCGAACATCCGCGTCATCCCCATCATCGATTTCCGCCGCTTCTGCCGCGCCATGAACGTGCCGATCGTCAAGGAAGTGGCCATCTCCACACACCACCACGACGAAAAAGGGCGGGTCATCACCTTCCTGCCCAACCTGTTCGCCACCTTCGGCATCTTCATGCTGGGGCAGCCTGAATAA